From the Acinetobacter wanghuae genome, one window contains:
- the filD gene encoding putative pilus system OmpP1/FadL family transporter FilD, translating to MKRSRLRPLVSAILLTGFSSAAFAQLGTNLSVDLRSLALGNAVTADPPGVNAVHFNPAGLTKIQGLQTEQQIIVADFDIQREFTVPAGYNVFGYSDDPLVCNDGPEVNSDLCTDFKGPVSGDVEYVSLYVPILKKMVDLGKGVPMVAPTMGIAYNPPGSKATYATAVYAPLMAGFGAEDGNPGNFMGQQVALERITYLSPSVGYQVNDQLSIGGGIGMSYQAVAMKTDLRFPNELIGMLRMIDEVVCTPFKDNSDIITDILLLGMCNAQEGMNPFGKFGQMQLALEQSLSPSFNLGILWEPTEDFGFGLVYQSAAKMRLKGKYHIDNARAPQELINGLMSSPTGQILAAILGFPNYIPSSESGLVSMDFEYPAHIQAGIKYKIMPDLQINFDVGWSDFKAWDKFKFEFDRQISALKIAKLLSADVTDSSLALPLGFQSAWNFGIGMEYSVTDRLKLRAGYEPRGSAIPDNKRNTMVPINNAQLFGLGVGYQFDADTELDLSIGHLRSKDNIPANTSSLANQTGVNNLLLNPYAGLNVKTDTKVTILGLNYRTRW from the coding sequence ATGAAAAGAAGTCGACTTCGCCCCTTAGTCTCTGCGATTTTATTAACGGGCTTTTCCAGTGCTGCATTTGCGCAATTGGGGACAAATTTATCAGTTGATTTAAGATCATTGGCTCTGGGTAATGCGGTAACCGCAGATCCACCCGGTGTTAATGCGGTACATTTTAACCCGGCTGGCTTGACTAAAATTCAAGGCTTGCAGACTGAACAGCAAATTATTGTCGCGGATTTTGATATTCAGCGCGAATTTACTGTGCCTGCTGGATATAACGTTTTTGGTTATTCAGATGACCCTTTGGTCTGTAATGATGGCCCAGAAGTCAATTCTGACTTATGTACAGATTTTAAAGGACCCGTATCTGGCGATGTAGAATATGTCAGTCTATATGTTCCAATTTTGAAAAAAATGGTGGATTTAGGTAAAGGTGTACCGATGGTCGCACCGACGATGGGTATTGCCTACAATCCGCCAGGCTCTAAAGCAACCTATGCGACAGCCGTATATGCACCATTGATGGCAGGTTTCGGTGCTGAAGATGGTAATCCGGGTAACTTTATGGGACAGCAAGTTGCGCTAGAACGGATTACCTATTTATCACCAAGTGTGGGTTATCAAGTGAATGATCAACTCTCCATTGGTGGTGGGATCGGCATGTCCTATCAAGCCGTTGCCATGAAAACAGATTTACGTTTTCCCAATGAATTGATTGGTATGTTGCGGATGATTGATGAAGTGGTGTGTACACCCTTTAAAGACAACTCCGATATTATTACTGACATTTTGCTCTTGGGGATGTGTAATGCCCAAGAGGGGATGAACCCATTTGGCAAGTTTGGTCAAATGCAATTGGCTTTGGAACAATCCTTAAGTCCAAGTTTCAACTTAGGTATTTTGTGGGAGCCGACTGAAGATTTTGGTTTTGGTTTGGTCTATCAAAGTGCAGCAAAAATGCGCTTAAAAGGCAAATATCACATTGATAACGCGCGTGCACCACAAGAACTGATTAATGGTTTGATGTCATCACCGACAGGTCAAATCTTGGCAGCCATCTTAGGTTTTCCTAATTATATTCCTTCGAGTGAATCTGGTTTGGTATCCATGGATTTTGAATATCCAGCCCATATTCAAGCCGGTATTAAATATAAAATCATGCCAGATTTACAGATTAACTTTGATGTCGGTTGGTCTGATTTTAAAGCATGGGATAAATTTAAATTTGAGTTTGATCGTCAAATTTCGGCACTTAAAATTGCAAAATTACTTTCAGCTGATGTCACAGATTCCTCACTCGCTTTACCTTTAGGTTTCCAATCTGCATGGAACTTTGGTATCGGTATGGAATACTCTGTGACGGATCGTTTAAAACTACGCGCAGGCTATGAACCACGTGGTAGTGCGATCCCAGATAACAAACGAAATACTATGGTGCCGATTAACAACGCTCAACTGTTTGGTCTAGGTGTTGGTTATCAATTTGATGCAGATACGGAACTAGATTTATCCATTGGGCATTTGCGCAGTAAAGATAATATTCCAGCTAACACGAGTAGTTTGGCAAACCAAACCGGCGTCAACAATTTACTGCTTAACCCTTACGCGGGTTTAAATGTAAAAACCGATACGAAAGTGACCATTCTAGGTCTGAATTATAGAACTCGATGGTAG
- the filC gene encoding putative pilus system protein FilC yields the protein MKSKWMNKTLLAMSIQLVMGAAYAANEPSLGEYEAMEEQTVVSSTEPTSDTSLGEYETVQEAETVAETQASTAADTTSQASTALQQQEGDTTQEANLQEVFTSSERQYSLIKKGDISSYYDLDYTYYRDTQLDMEMAQGQLYQLRVQENATHTLTNTFTAQYGLRDNLTLTASVPLVAKSDLLKDATAAGLGDISLGARWEPFPLKAGRLPLILFGNVSTKTGDSPYEINPNRDLSTGKGYYSVGAGASTRKYIDPVVLFASVSANYGFKESGLNQIRGPRIIEEFEPGISGGFAFGFAYSFNYDVSMTMSYQQSFNTGSEFRYNTGESYSPADQTSATFAIALGVRVSPETIVNGTLGIGLTEDAPDVSLGLSFPLDILGFGKKIR from the coding sequence ATGAAGAGTAAATGGATGAACAAAACACTACTTGCGATGAGTATTCAGCTGGTCATGGGCGCGGCATATGCTGCGAATGAACCGAGTTTAGGTGAATATGAGGCAATGGAAGAACAGACCGTTGTATCATCAACCGAACCTACAAGTGATACAAGTTTAGGCGAGTACGAAACAGTACAAGAAGCTGAAACTGTTGCAGAAACCCAAGCTTCTACGGCTGCTGATACGACTTCTCAGGCATCAACTGCATTACAACAACAAGAAGGCGATACCACCCAAGAAGCTAACTTACAGGAAGTGTTTACCTCAAGTGAGCGTCAATACTCGTTGATTAAAAAAGGTGATATTTCATCTTATTATGACTTAGATTATACCTACTATCGTGACACACAACTTGATATGGAAATGGCGCAAGGTCAGCTTTATCAATTACGTGTCCAAGAAAATGCTACGCATACCCTAACCAATACATTTACGGCTCAATATGGGCTAAGAGACAACTTAACCCTGACAGCATCTGTGCCATTGGTTGCGAAATCGGATCTTCTCAAAGATGCCACAGCGGCAGGCTTAGGAGATATTAGCCTAGGTGCACGTTGGGAGCCATTCCCACTGAAGGCTGGACGTCTACCATTAATTCTGTTTGGTAATGTCTCGACCAAAACAGGCGATAGTCCTTATGAAATCAATCCTAATCGGGATTTATCAACAGGTAAGGGCTATTACTCAGTCGGAGCAGGCGCAAGTACACGTAAATATATCGACCCTGTGGTTTTATTCGCCTCTGTTTCAGCCAACTATGGCTTTAAAGAATCGGGTTTAAATCAAATACGCGGTCCTCGCATCATTGAAGAATTTGAACCAGGAATTAGTGGTGGTTTTGCCTTCGGTTTTGCTTACTCGTTTAACTATGATGTCTCGATGACGATGTCATATCAACAGAGTTTCAATACGGGTTCAGAGTTTAGATATAACACAGGTGAAAGCTATTCACCGGCAGATCAAACCAGTGCTACTTTTGCAATTGCACTTGGCGTACGTGTGTCACCAGAGACCATTGTCAATGGCACACTGGGAATTGGCTTAACTGAAGATGCACCAGATGTGTCATTAGGTCTGTCATTCCCATTGGATATTTTAGGCTTCGGTAAGAAAATCCGTTAA
- the hisC gene encoding histidinol-phosphate transaminase, whose amino-acid sequence MSITNEKMRFWSPDVRELEPYTPGEQPKIQNILKLNTNENPYPPSPKVAEAVQKVLANSADVLRLYPDPDASELKQAIAKQQHVPVEHVFVGNGSDEVLAHIFKAFFVQELPVLYPDITYSFYPVYSQFFGIAANTKILPLNDDFEIVVDDYKQPNGGIIITNPNAPTSIALGLSAIEEVLQANPNSVVVIDEAYVDFGAESAVSLVEKYENLVVCQTTSKSRSLAGLRVGFAIAQPHLIAALEAVKNSFNSYPMDRFAIAAAVASFEDQAYFEAQNAKVIASREKLVAQLTEIGFNVLPSKANFIFASLPHKDAGELAAELRERGIIVRYFNKPRINQFLRITIGTDEQNQRLVDTLKNEILA is encoded by the coding sequence ATGTCTATTACAAATGAAAAAATGCGCTTTTGGAGTCCCGATGTACGTGAATTAGAACCGTACACACCGGGTGAACAACCGAAAATCCAAAATATTTTAAAATTAAATACCAACGAGAACCCGTATCCACCGTCACCGAAAGTGGCGGAAGCGGTACAAAAGGTATTAGCAAACTCAGCAGATGTTTTGCGCTTATATCCAGACCCAGATGCATCTGAACTCAAACAAGCCATTGCAAAACAGCAACATGTACCTGTTGAACATGTTTTTGTGGGTAATGGTTCAGATGAAGTGCTTGCACACATCTTTAAAGCATTCTTTGTGCAAGAATTGCCTGTGCTTTATCCGGATATTACCTATAGTTTTTATCCTGTTTATAGCCAATTCTTCGGGATTGCGGCAAATACCAAAATTTTGCCACTCAATGATGATTTTGAAATTGTAGTTGATGATTATAAGCAACCCAATGGCGGGATCATTATTACCAATCCAAATGCGCCAACCAGTATTGCATTAGGATTGTCTGCGATTGAGGAAGTGCTACAAGCCAATCCAAATTCAGTCGTGGTGATTGATGAAGCGTATGTGGATTTTGGTGCGGAATCTGCGGTGAGCCTTGTTGAAAAATACGAAAACTTGGTGGTATGTCAAACGACTTCTAAATCACGTTCACTTGCGGGTTTACGTGTTGGTTTCGCCATTGCACAGCCACACTTAATTGCGGCACTTGAAGCAGTCAAAAATAGCTTTAACTCATATCCGATGGATCGTTTTGCGATTGCCGCAGCTGTGGCTTCATTTGAAGATCAAGCCTACTTTGAAGCGCAAAATGCTAAAGTGATTGCGAGCCGTGAAAAGCTTGTCGCTCAACTGACTGAGATTGGTTTTAACGTTTTACCATCGAAAGCGAACTTTATCTTTGCGAGCTTGCCTCATAAAGATGCGGGCGAATTAGCTGCGGAACTTCGTGAACGTGGCATTATTGTGCGTTACTTTAACAAGCCACGTATCAATCAATTCTTGCGCATCACGATTGGTACAGATGAGCAAAATCAGCGTTTAGTGGATACGTTGAAAAATGAGATTTTAGCATAA
- the filE gene encoding putative pilus assembly protein FilE, translated as MKSILSLAVLQGTVVYAGTFHTIIGPDGRPLVVQRNESPKPKHERVKNVTPQVTTPTVVTPSSNQPMTQPPGVSTSPTQQPARQQPKPLEDKPIVPSVAVFPQSQQEVVVKLIQVDKTPEIPPKTEVVVTQKSVEAEVAEPVSKPVQKLTTPSGFNDLDGEQYVSNEYLEDKEFNLEGKKRFYTMPEGVMDSKGGSIRLQTIEREKGVGKSVIQALFRNNRVADTGPIVLASTYYRVSQNDSIEGLGKACFSDKKIKKSKVLVKDKDVNLWPRAPLANDFDYEVVKLEAPVQNVKIHSYAARENNPTFYWPFVVFLDDQACVLEGAGGYKNQELESNAIQHMHIEGIVQVPKNSHYILMTPLASAIDVDQHGLSNQGQLKLSVIR; from the coding sequence ATGAAATCAATATTATCGCTTGCTGTCTTACAAGGCACGGTTGTATACGCGGGTACATTTCATACCATTATTGGCCCAGATGGTCGACCACTGGTGGTTCAACGGAATGAATCACCCAAGCCAAAACATGAAAGAGTAAAAAATGTGACGCCTCAAGTGACCACGCCAACAGTGGTCACACCTTCATCAAATCAACCAATGACCCAACCGCCTGGCGTTTCAACATCACCTACACAGCAGCCTGCACGACAGCAACCGAAACCACTTGAAGACAAACCAATCGTGCCTTCTGTTGCTGTATTCCCACAGTCTCAACAAGAAGTCGTTGTAAAACTTATTCAGGTTGATAAAACGCCTGAGATTCCACCTAAAACTGAGGTCGTCGTAACACAGAAATCGGTTGAAGCAGAGGTCGCTGAGCCTGTATCAAAACCGGTTCAAAAGTTAACAACCCCATCAGGTTTTAATGATTTAGATGGTGAACAATATGTCAGTAATGAATATTTAGAAGATAAAGAATTTAATCTTGAAGGCAAAAAACGTTTTTACACCATGCCTGAAGGAGTGATGGACAGTAAAGGTGGAAGTATTCGTTTACAAACCATTGAACGTGAAAAAGGCGTTGGAAAATCAGTGATACAAGCACTGTTTAGGAACAATCGTGTAGCGGACACTGGTCCGATTGTTTTAGCATCGACTTATTATCGTGTATCTCAAAATGACAGTATTGAAGGCTTGGGTAAAGCATGTTTCTCGGACAAAAAAATCAAAAAATCTAAAGTCTTGGTGAAAGATAAAGATGTCAATTTGTGGCCACGTGCACCTTTAGCCAATGATTTTGATTATGAAGTGGTCAAACTAGAAGCACCTGTTCAAAATGTCAAAATTCATTCTTATGCAGCACGTGAAAACAATCCAACGTTCTATTGGCCTTTCGTGGTGTTTTTAGATGATCAAGCTTGTGTTCTAGAAGGTGCAGGCGGCTACAAAAACCAAGAATTAGAATCAAATGCCATTCAGCACATGCATATCGAAGGCATTGTGCAAGTACCCAAAAACAGCCATTACATATTAATGACGCCATTAGCATCGGCCATTGATGTTGACCAACATGGACTGAGTAATCAAGGTCAACTCAAACTGAGCGTCATCCGTTAG
- the filA gene encoding putative pilus system protein FilA gives MKKFTKLALAASVALSANAMAMQAMDDSTLSATTGQDGINIGIGISKITIDKLFIHDNDGLNPTLKGGNLVDENADGTANVGNPAITGSLKGTGVAGAIVIQGVTDASRAVTHTLTKASSSLPDQTFNTADHGLYIGANYSDGGAYLLASRNLADLQIDSDAGTKENGGAFINVAAQVSGLEIHIGEIGVAASATQAADSIRRGATFTQVAGKGETTGNYNAILSGLSILTGQIEANIQLGAAPQGAMIKLDTKMLGGLEIKNLGILDSSTIARDDAGVATGKRTAGEIFIESIKIADEGKKDLTISSNISVFNTDTTVGKEKEAHIRIVSNDTGATDQYIKGIRLGSRTAASIGDVEIQGLQTYYSPSASVYTKGAVITISGH, from the coding sequence ATGAAAAAATTCACTAAATTAGCTTTGGCTGCTTCAGTTGCACTTAGCGCAAACGCAATGGCAATGCAAGCAATGGACGATTCAACGCTAAGTGCGACGACTGGTCAAGACGGTATCAATATTGGTATTGGTATATCTAAGATCACGATTGATAAGTTATTTATACACGACAATGATGGTTTAAATCCAACACTAAAGGGCGGTAACCTTGTTGATGAAAATGCTGACGGAACCGCTAATGTAGGAAATCCTGCAATAACAGGTAGTTTAAAGGGTACAGGTGTAGCTGGTGCAATTGTTATTCAAGGTGTTACAGATGCTAGCCGTGCCGTAACCCATACATTAACGAAAGCAAGTTCTTCACTTCCAGATCAGACATTCAATACTGCGGATCATGGTTTGTATATTGGTGCTAACTATTCTGATGGTGGTGCATATTTACTCGCTTCTAGAAATTTGGCAGATTTACAGATTGATAGCGATGCTGGTACTAAAGAGAACGGCGGAGCATTCATTAATGTTGCGGCTCAAGTATCAGGTCTTGAAATTCATATTGGTGAGATTGGTGTTGCAGCATCTGCAACTCAAGCTGCTGACTCTATTCGCCGTGGTGCTACGTTTACACAAGTTGCTGGTAAAGGGGAAACGACTGGTAACTATAATGCAATCTTAAGTGGTTTAAGTATTTTAACAGGTCAGATTGAAGCAAATATTCAATTAGGTGCTGCGCCACAGGGTGCTATGATCAAGCTTGATACTAAAATGCTTGGTGGTCTAGAAATCAAAAATTTAGGTATTCTTGATAGTTCAACAATTGCTCGTGATGACGCTGGGGTTGCTACTGGTAAACGTACAGCAGGTGAAATCTTTATTGAAAGTATTAAAATTGCAGATGAAGGCAAGAAAGATCTAACTATTAGTTCTAATATTTCTGTATTTAACACTGATACTACCGTTGGAAAAGAAAAAGAAGCACATATCCGTATCGTAAGTAATGATACAGGTGCAACTGACCAATATATTAAAGGTATTCGTTTAGGAAGCCGTACAGCTGCTTCAATTGGTGATGTAGAAATTCAAGGTCTACAAACTTACTACTCTCCATCCGCTAGCGTTTACACTAAAGGCGCGGTTATTACTATTTCTGGTCACTAA
- the hisD gene encoding histidinol dehydrogenase encodes MDKLMRRLSTQDQNFKQVFADLLAFETVSDPELLKTVDQIIADVRQHGDAHVLKLTQQFDRHPAHQFSELELTQEQLKIAFEGLTPEVREALELAANRVREFHQAQKQDGWTYVDALGNTLGQKVTPLDRVGIYVPGGLASYPSSVLMNAVPAHVAGVSEIIMVVPAPNGDLNPLVLAAAYLAGVHRVFTIGGAQAVAALAYGTETIPRVDKITGPGNRFVAAAKRAVFGQVGIDMIAGPSEILVYAEGQNNAEWLAMDLLSQAEHDTVAQAVFITPDEDLLNAVGEWIEKHLEALPKAEIARTSIENRGALVLVKDRAEGAELINQVAPEHLMLCLDEAKQMAEDIRHAGAIFMGRYTPEAIGDYCAGPNHVLPTSGTARFSSPLGVYDFQKRSSLIMCSEQGVKSLAKTADVLAQEENLDAHARSARYRYQDSFI; translated from the coding sequence GTGGATAAATTGATGCGACGTTTATCGACTCAAGATCAAAATTTTAAACAAGTCTTTGCCGATTTGTTGGCTTTTGAAACTGTGAGTGACCCAGAACTTTTAAAAACCGTAGATCAAATCATTGCTGATGTTCGTCAGCATGGTGATGCTCATGTTCTTAAACTCACACAACAGTTCGATCGACATCCAGCGCATCAATTTTCTGAGCTAGAACTGACTCAAGAACAATTAAAAATAGCATTTGAAGGTTTAACGCCCGAAGTGCGTGAAGCGTTAGAGCTTGCAGCAAACCGTGTGCGTGAGTTCCATCAAGCGCAAAAGCAAGATGGTTGGACTTATGTGGATGCTTTGGGCAATACCTTAGGTCAAAAAGTCACACCGCTCGATCGTGTTGGTATTTATGTGCCGGGTGGTTTAGCGTCTTATCCATCATCCGTTTTAATGAATGCTGTTCCTGCGCATGTGGCAGGTGTTTCTGAAATTATTATGGTTGTTCCTGCACCGAATGGTGATTTAAATCCATTGGTCTTGGCGGCTGCGTATTTGGCAGGCGTGCATCGCGTATTCACCATTGGTGGCGCACAAGCGGTTGCCGCACTCGCTTACGGTACAGAAACCATTCCTCGTGTGGATAAAATTACTGGTCCGGGCAACCGCTTTGTTGCTGCGGCGAAACGTGCAGTATTCGGTCAAGTCGGCATTGATATGATTGCTGGACCTTCAGAAATTTTAGTTTATGCCGAAGGTCAAAATAATGCTGAATGGTTGGCAATGGATTTATTGTCACAAGCTGAACACGACACCGTTGCACAAGCAGTATTTATTACGCCTGATGAAGACTTGTTAAATGCAGTGGGTGAATGGATTGAAAAACACTTAGAAGCTTTGCCAAAAGCCGAGATTGCACGTACTTCAATTGAAAACCGCGGCGCATTGGTCTTAGTCAAAGACCGTGCTGAAGGTGCTGAACTGATTAACCAAGTTGCACCTGAGCATTTAATGCTGTGTTTAGATGAAGCCAAACAAATGGCAGAAGATATTCGTCATGCCGGTGCGATCTTCATGGGGCGTTATACCCCAGAAGCAATTGGTGATTACTGTGCAGGTCCTAATCACGTACTGCCAACCTCGGGTACAGCACGTTTTTCTTCACCGCTTGGCGTGTATGATTTCCAAAAGCGTTCAAGCTTGATTATGTGCTCTGAACAAGGTGTGAAATCTTTGGCGAAAACAGCAGATGTATTGGCTCAAGAAGAAAATCTTGATGCGCATGCGCGTTCTGCACGTTATCGTTATCAAGATTCATTTATTTAG
- the pabB gene encoding aminodeoxychorismate synthase component I: MTSPIFRQSLQSTAAPAVVLAALQSLHHVIYLNNNGQPFIALNATRFQIIQNNTTQVFAARAWNEYVASTQPFDVALNPYQQNEQTQHNAYVGFVGYDHAAAQEVNASQRAQPAFFMGYFQSFLRLCDETWIFESSDPNAVNIFQHIHRLITESAAQRPFKLTEQCKARWNKQQYVEAFRKVQDYIVAGDCYQINLTQEFKAKAQGPLLTSANAFWQLTDAPYAGYLRIDDFELLSCSPELFIDFAPHRKMITKPIKGTMPRYADPQQDEASKQTLINSEKDMAENVMIVDLLRNDLSVYAETGSVKTPKLFNIESFNQVHHMVSEVEATLKADIHPFDVLMAALPGGSITGAPKIRAMQIIEELEGAPRGAYCGSMGYFNEDGTGSWNILIRSIQKYQEEVSLWAGGGITIASECDAEYQECFDKVEAMLDLLNTYYKTQ; encoded by the coding sequence ATGACTTCTCCTATTTTTCGCCAATCTTTACAAAGCACTGCCGCACCTGCCGTAGTTTTAGCTGCATTACAATCATTGCATCATGTGATTTATTTAAATAACAATGGGCAGCCGTTTATCGCCTTGAATGCCACGCGATTTCAAATCATTCAAAACAATACCACGCAAGTTTTTGCTGCCCGTGCTTGGAATGAATATGTCGCATCGACACAACCCTTTGATGTCGCACTTAACCCATATCAGCAGAACGAACAGACACAACACAATGCTTATGTCGGCTTTGTAGGCTATGACCATGCCGCAGCGCAAGAAGTGAATGCATCACAGCGCGCGCAACCTGCATTTTTTATGGGCTATTTCCAAAGCTTTTTACGCTTATGTGATGAAACTTGGATCTTTGAAAGTTCTGATCCAAATGCAGTGAACATCTTCCAACATATACACCGTTTAATTACAGAAAGCGCTGCTCAACGTCCTTTTAAACTCACTGAGCAATGCAAAGCACGCTGGAACAAACAGCAATATGTAGAAGCGTTTCGAAAGGTTCAGGACTATATTGTCGCAGGCGATTGTTACCAAATTAATCTGACTCAAGAATTTAAAGCAAAAGCACAAGGTCCATTACTCACAAGCGCAAATGCTTTTTGGCAACTGACCGATGCACCCTATGCTGGCTATTTACGTATTGACGATTTTGAGCTTTTAAGCTGCTCGCCTGAGCTGTTTATCGACTTTGCACCCCATCGGAAAATGATCACTAAACCGATTAAAGGCACGATGCCACGCTATGCAGATCCACAACAAGATGAAGCATCCAAACAAACGTTAATCAACTCCGAAAAAGATATGGCTGAAAATGTCATGATTGTCGATTTACTGCGTAATGATTTAAGCGTATATGCCGAAACAGGCTCGGTGAAAACGCCAAAGCTCTTCAATATTGAAAGTTTTAATCAAGTGCATCACATGGTCAGTGAAGTAGAAGCGACTTTAAAAGCTGACATTCATCCATTTGATGTGCTGATGGCTGCCCTGCCCGGTGGATCGATTACAGGCGCACCAAAAATCCGCGCCATGCAAATTATTGAAGAACTTGAAGGTGCACCACGCGGTGCATATTGCGGGTCAATGGGCTATTTTAATGAAGATGGGACGGGTTCTTGGAATATCCTGATTCGGTCTATTCAAAAGTACCAAGAAGAGGTTTCACTCTGGGCAGGTGGCGGCATTACCATTGCGTCCGAGTGTGATGCCGAATATCAAGAATGCTTTGATAAAGTCGAAGCGATGTTAGATTTGTTAAATACTTATTATAAAACTCAATAA
- the filB gene encoding putative pilus system C39 family peptidase FilB, translated as MLEIALGSALIYYAAKEAFDIKEQPAEAVRYTETLDSRQDSFVRMHREPVLIQPALADQFRGIVRQAYDYSCGSAALTTLLNGYTNLDVKLTEENVMNGLLKFGETEKIIERRSFSLLDMKRFVTAIGLESGGYKGEFSDLVSQGQPAIVPISYAGFKHFVVYKGYKDGRVYVADPALGNISFDEIRFQEIWENNTLFLINVAPEKRKNLLALNERDMRHVDDATVNRYAFVDMQYPQFYVEKIADKASTIRLDKNTNKDSESYGQSNYNFLRLYYKNK; from the coding sequence ATGTTAGAGATTGCACTCGGCTCGGCATTGATCTATTACGCTGCCAAAGAAGCCTTCGATATAAAAGAACAACCTGCAGAGGCGGTTCGCTATACGGAAACTCTAGATTCCCGTCAGGACTCTTTTGTGCGTATGCATCGCGAGCCTGTGCTGATTCAACCTGCACTTGCAGATCAATTTCGTGGCATTGTCCGTCAAGCCTATGACTACAGTTGCGGTTCTGCTGCACTCACCACTTTACTGAATGGCTATACCAATTTAGACGTTAAACTCACCGAAGAAAACGTGATGAATGGTTTGCTCAAATTCGGTGAAACTGAAAAAATTATTGAACGCCGTAGCTTTTCATTACTTGACATGAAACGCTTTGTGACTGCCATTGGCTTAGAAAGTGGTGGCTATAAAGGCGAATTTAGTGACTTGGTTTCGCAAGGTCAACCCGCAATCGTGCCGATCTCATATGCAGGCTTCAAACATTTTGTGGTCTATAAAGGCTATAAAGATGGACGTGTGTACGTGGCAGATCCGGCTCTAGGCAATATCAGTTTTGATGAAATTCGCTTTCAAGAAATTTGGGAAAACAACACCCTCTTCTTAATTAATGTTGCGCCAGAGAAGCGTAAGAATTTATTGGCATTAAACGAACGTGATATGCGTCATGTTGATGATGCAACCGTAAACCGTTATGCCTTTGTTGATATGCAATATCCGCAGTTCTATGTTGAAAAAATTGCAGATAAAGCATCGACCATTCGTTTAGATAAAAATACCAATAAAGATTCAGAGTCTTATGGGCAATCAAATTATAACTTCTTACGTCTTTATTATAAGAATAAGTAA